A region of the Pseudomonas sp. TH06 genome:
CGAGTCGGCGATCATCCTCGCCATCGTCGTGCTGGGTGGCATGGGCTCGCAACTGGGCGTGATTCTCGCGGCCGTGGTGATGATCCTGTTGCCGGAAATGATGCGTGAGTTCAGTGAGTACCGGATGTTGATGTTCGGTGCCCTGATGGTGTTGATGATGATCTGGCGTCCACAAGGTCTGCTGCCGATGCAACGACCAGAACTTAAACTGAGAGCGGAGATGCGAAAATGAGCCGCTCAATCCTTAAAGTCGAAAACTTGAGCATGCGCTTCGGCGGCTTGCTGGCGGTCAACGGCGTGGCCCTGACCGTGAAGGAAAAACAAGTGGTGGCGCTGATCGGGCCGAACGGAGCGGGCAAGACCACCGTGTTCAACTGCCTGACCGGTTTCTATCAGCCGAGCGGCGGCAGCATTTTGCTCGACGGCGAGCCGATCCAGGGCCTGCCGGGCCACAAGATCGCCCTCAAAGGCGTGGTGCGCACGTTCCAGAACGTGCGGTTGTTCAAGGACATGACGGCGGTTGAAAACCTGCTGATCGCCCAGCACCGTCACCTGAACACCAACTTCCTGTCCGGCCTGTTCAAGACCCCGGCGTTCCGCAAAAGCGAGCGCGAGGCGATGGAATTTGCCGAGTACTGGCTGGAAAAGGTCAACCTCAAAGAGTTCGCCAACCG
Encoded here:
- the livG gene encoding high-affinity branched-chain amino acid ABC transporter ATP-binding protein LivG, whose protein sequence is MSRSILKVENLSMRFGGLLAVNGVALTVKEKQVVALIGPNGAGKTTVFNCLTGFYQPSGGSILLDGEPIQGLPGHKIALKGVVRTFQNVRLFKDMTAVENLLIAQHRHLNTNFLSGLFKTPAFRKSEREAMEFAEYWLEKVNLKEFANRTAGTLAYGQQRRLEIARCMMTRPRILMLDEPAAGLNPKETEDLKALISVLREEHNVTVLLIEHDMKLVMSISDHIVVINQGTPLADGTPEQIRDNPEVIKAYLGEA